The proteins below come from a single Cylindrospermopsis raciborskii Cr2010 genomic window:
- a CDS encoding aminopeptidase P N-terminal domain-containing protein produces MESEYRQRREQVMAKISGGTAIFRSAPTAVMHNDVEYVYRQDSDFYYLTGFNEPEAVAVLAPHHGEHRFILFVQPKDREKEVWSGYRCGVEGAKEIYGADMAYPITELDDKLPQYLQKAERIYYHLGRDSHFNDRIIRHYQNLLVTRPRRGTGPIAIEDTGPILHGLRLHKSNFEVDLMRQAADIAVLAHNHAMSIARPGSYEYEIQAEIEHIFRLQGGMGPAYPSIVAAGKNACVLHYIENNYQMQEQELLLIDAGCAYRYYNSDITRTFPVNGKFTPEQKALYEIVLEAQKQAIQEVKPGNGFDAPHNKAVQVLTEGLIEVGLLKGEVNQLIQEGKYKQFYMHRTSHWLGLDVHDVGVYQHGEVPQVLQPGQVLTIEPGLYIVPHTPPAEGQPPIDDRWVGIGIRIEDDVLVTPQGNEVLTAGVPKEIADLERT; encoded by the coding sequence ATGGAATCAGAATACCGACAACGTCGTGAACAGGTAATGGCAAAAATCAGTGGGGGGACCGCAATATTCCGCAGCGCTCCCACAGCTGTCATGCACAATGATGTGGAATATGTTTATAGACAAGATAGTGATTTCTATTATTTAACTGGTTTCAATGAACCGGAAGCAGTAGCAGTTTTGGCACCTCACCATGGGGAACACCGCTTTATCTTATTTGTACAACCTAAGGACAGGGAAAAGGAGGTGTGGAGTGGTTATCGTTGTGGGGTGGAGGGTGCTAAGGAAATTTATGGCGCGGATATGGCCTACCCTATTACTGAATTGGATGACAAGCTACCACAATATTTACAAAAAGCTGAACGGATATATTATCACCTGGGTAGGGATAGCCATTTTAATGATAGGATAATCAGACATTACCAAAATTTACTTGTTACTCGTCCTAGAAGGGGTACTGGACCAATCGCTATTGAAGATACGGGTCCTATTCTACATGGTTTAAGATTACATAAAAGCAATTTTGAAGTAGATCTAATGCGCCAGGCGGCGGATATTGCTGTATTAGCACATAACCACGCGATGAGTATTGCTAGACCTGGCAGTTATGAATATGAAATCCAAGCGGAAATAGAGCACATTTTCCGCTTGCAGGGTGGTATGGGTCCTGCTTATCCTTCTATTGTCGCAGCTGGTAAAAATGCTTGTGTTCTACACTATATAGAAAACAATTACCAAATGCAAGAACAGGAATTGTTACTAATTGATGCTGGTTGTGCCTATAGATATTACAATTCGGATATTACTAGAACCTTTCCTGTAAATGGTAAGTTTACACCAGAACAAAAGGCTTTATATGAAATAGTATTGGAAGCACAAAAACAGGCAATTCAAGAAGTCAAACCAGGCAATGGATTTGATGCACCTCATAACAAAGCAGTGCAGGTTCTTACAGAAGGTTTAATAGAGGTGGGTTTACTTAAAGGAGAGGTTAATCAGCTCATACAGGAAGGAAAATATAAACAATTCTATATGCACCGTACTAGCCACTGGTTAGGATTAGATGTGCATGATGTTGGTGTTTATCAACATGGGGAAGTTCCACAAGTTTTACAACCAGGACAGGTGTTAACCATAGAACCAGGTCTTTATATTGTACCACATACCCCACCCGCTGAAGGCCAACCCCCTATTGATGACCGTTGGGTAGGAATTGGTATTAGGATAGAAGATGATGTGTTGGTTACCCCCCAGGGAAATGAGGTCTTAACTGCGGGAGTTCCTAAGGAAATTGCCGATCTAGAACGAACCTGA
- a CDS encoding adenosine kinase, producing the protein MGKKYDVYGVGNALVDIEYEVSTDLLEKLHIDKGVMTLLDEETQHHILENLQHLDHHKSCGGSAANTMVAIGQLGGNPFYSCKVAKDEFGKFYIQDLLDSHVQTNLQNADLQSGVTGKCLVLVTPDADRTLNTFLGISAEFSTQELVPEAITAAEYLYIEGYLVTSPTAKAAAIQARDIAIAAGVKTTMSLSDYNMVRFFGDGLVDMIGPGLDFIFANETEALGLAQTTDFQVAIDKMKLLSRGFAITRGSQGSIVFDGEQLIEIPAPPVHAVDTVGAGDMYAGAFLYGITHGMSYPLAGKLASTAASQIVTVYGPRLQTPQLLQLLQGFSTAV; encoded by the coding sequence ATGGGCAAGAAATATGATGTTTATGGTGTGGGTAACGCTCTGGTAGATATAGAATATGAGGTATCTACCGATTTATTGGAAAAGTTACACATTGATAAGGGTGTAATGACACTCTTAGATGAAGAAACTCAACATCATATTTTGGAAAATCTCCAACACCTGGATCATCATAAAAGTTGTGGGGGTTCAGCAGCAAATACGATGGTGGCTATTGGACAACTGGGAGGTAATCCTTTTTATTCCTGTAAGGTGGCTAAGGATGAGTTTGGTAAGTTCTACATTCAAGATCTACTTGATTCCCACGTGCAAACTAATCTCCAAAATGCTGATTTACAGTCAGGAGTTACAGGTAAATGTTTAGTCCTGGTTACCCCCGATGCTGACCGCACTCTCAACACGTTTCTGGGAATCAGTGCGGAGTTTTCTACCCAGGAATTGGTTCCAGAAGCAATTACAGCTGCTGAATATTTATATATCGAGGGTTATTTAGTTACTTCCCCCACCGCTAAAGCAGCAGCTATTCAAGCTAGAGATATTGCTATAGCTGCTGGTGTGAAAACTACCATGTCTTTATCGGACTATAATATGGTACGGTTCTTTGGGGATGGTCTAGTAGATATGATTGGACCTGGTCTGGATTTTATTTTTGCTAATGAAACTGAAGCTCTGGGTTTGGCACAAACTACGGATTTTCAGGTGGCTATAGATAAAATGAAGCTCCTTAGTCGGGGGTTTGCTATTACTCGCGGATCTCAGGGTTCTATAGTATTTGATGGCGAACAGTTAATTGAAATCCCTGCACCCCCAGTTCATGCTGTGGACACTGTTGGTGCAGGAGATATGTATGCGGGGGCTTTTCTTTATGGTATTACCCACGGAATGAGTTATCCCCTAGCAGGAAAGTTGGCATCCACCGCAGCTTCTCAAATCGTCACGGTCTACGGTCCTAGATTGCAAACTCCTCAACTGCTGCAATTGCTCCAAGGTTTCTCCACTGCTGTTTAA
- a CDS encoding MoaD/ThiS family protein has protein sequence MAIRVLVPTMLQKETNNQAVVECSGSSVNELLDTLEKTFPGIKGRLRDETGTPRRFLNLYVNSEDIRFLDGTETVLQDGDEISIVTAVAGG, from the coding sequence ATGGCCATAAGAGTTTTAGTTCCCACAATGCTACAAAAAGAGACCAATAACCAAGCGGTGGTAGAATGTAGCGGTAGCAGTGTAAACGAATTATTAGACACCCTAGAAAAAACCTTTCCCGGGATTAAGGGTAGATTGCGTGATGAGACAGGAACTCCTCGCAGGTTTTTAAACTTGTATGTAAACAGCGAGGACATTCGTTTTTTAGACGGTACAGAAACAGTTCTTCAAGATGGAGACGAGATAAGTATTGTTACTGCAGTTGCTGGTGGTTAA
- the thrC gene encoding threonine synthase, with product MTQAIANLNTANPSILKALKCKECGAEYELNATHVCELCFGPLEVKYDYNVLRQSVSRATIEAGPNSIWRYRQFLPVATENYIDVGTGMTPLVRSHRLARRLGLNKLYIKNDAVNMPTLSFKDRVVSVALSRARELGFTTVSCASTGNLANSTAAIAAHAGLDCCVFIPADLEAGKVLGSLIYSPTLMAVKGNYDQVNRLCSEVANTHGWGFVNINLRPYYSEGSKTLGFEVAEQLGWQLPDHIVAPLASGSLFTKIYKGFQEFTEVGLVEGKKVRFSGAQAEGCSPIATAFKAGRDFIQPVKPNTIAKSIAIGNPADGVYAVEIAQKTGGNIESVNDNEIIEGIKLLAETEGIFTETAGGTTIAVLKKLVEAGKIDPDETTVVYITGNGLKTQEALQGYVGEPLTIEAKLDSFERALERSRTLDRLEWQQVLV from the coding sequence ATGACTCAGGCGATCGCAAATCTAAACACAGCCAATCCTAGCATATTAAAAGCTCTGAAATGTAAGGAATGTGGAGCGGAATATGAACTAAACGCTACACATGTTTGTGAGCTTTGTTTTGGTCCGCTAGAAGTGAAATACGACTATAATGTTTTGCGTCAGTCTGTAAGTCGAGCGACTATTGAAGCTGGTCCCAACTCCATTTGGAGGTATCGTCAGTTTTTACCCGTAGCCACAGAGAACTATATAGATGTGGGGACAGGGATGACCCCCCTGGTACGTTCTCACCGTTTAGCGCGACGCCTGGGTTTAAATAAACTTTATATTAAAAATGATGCAGTGAATATGCCCACCCTGAGCTTTAAAGATCGGGTGGTATCCGTGGCTTTGAGCAGAGCTAGGGAGCTAGGTTTTACAACCGTTTCCTGTGCTAGTACAGGCAACCTAGCCAATTCCACAGCAGCGATCGCGGCTCATGCTGGTTTAGACTGTTGTGTATTTATTCCTGCTGATTTAGAAGCTGGTAAAGTATTAGGGAGTTTAATTTATAGTCCCACATTAATGGCTGTGAAAGGGAACTACGATCAAGTGAACCGCCTGTGTTCAGAAGTAGCTAATACCCATGGTTGGGGGTTTGTGAATATTAACTTGCGTCCTTATTATTCCGAAGGGTCTAAAACCCTTGGGTTTGAGGTTGCGGAGCAACTGGGTTGGCAATTACCGGATCATATAGTAGCGCCCCTAGCTTCTGGATCCCTATTCACCAAGATTTATAAAGGCTTCCAAGAATTTACAGAAGTTGGCTTAGTAGAAGGTAAAAAAGTTCGCTTTAGTGGTGCGCAAGCGGAAGGTTGCTCACCAATTGCCACAGCATTTAAAGCAGGTAGGGACTTTATCCAGCCAGTAAAACCGAATACAATTGCCAAATCCATTGCCATTGGCAATCCTGCGGATGGGGTTTATGCAGTAGAAATAGCTCAAAAAACAGGTGGTAATATAGAGTCAGTCAATGATAACGAAATTATCGAAGGAATTAAACTACTAGCAGAAACCGAAGGTATCTTCACAGAAACAGCGGGTGGTACCACCATTGCGGTGTTGAAAAAATTAGTGGAAGCTGGTAAAATAGATCCAGATGAAACCACAGTGGTATATATCACTGGTAATGGTTTGAAAACCCAGGAAGCATTACAGGGTTACGTAGGTGAACCGCTGACGATTGAAGCTAAACTAGACAGTTTCGAGCGGGCATTAGAGAGGTCTCGCACTCTAGATCGTCTGGAATGGCAACAAGTACTTGTTTAA
- a CDS encoding MoaD/ThiS family protein, producing MSSNLVLVKIKLFAAYQEAYGVTELEWEFPPHTPVKSICDRMIWEHPQLSQWRDLTRFGINLMFVDPDTILNHGDEVVLIPPVSGG from the coding sequence ATGTCCTCAAATTTAGTTCTGGTCAAAATTAAGCTATTTGCCGCCTACCAAGAAGCCTACGGAGTGACAGAACTGGAGTGGGAATTTCCTCCACATACACCCGTTAAATCTATTTGCGATCGCATGATCTGGGAACATCCCCAACTGAGTCAATGGCGTGATCTTACCAGATTTGGCATTAACCTAATGTTTGTAGATCCGGACACCATCCTCAACCATGGAGATGAAGTCGTGCTCATCCCCCCAGTCAGTGGTGGTTAG
- a CDS encoding NAD(P)-dependent oxidoreductase, translated as MISKNQQSTNINYALEFSKGTQNMKVAFLGTGLMGLPMAQRLLAANIELIAYNRTPEKLTPLQAAGAEIAVKPRQAIRAADCIILMLSNAAAIYHLLLTDTSWHALSGRSVIQMGTIAPIESQEIRNAVVAAGGEYIEAPVLGSIPEAETGQLIVMVGGEREQYERHVNLLSHFGPNPVYVGEVGSASSLTLALNQLIASLTTSFALSLAFVQLQNIDTELFMRVLRESKLYAPTFDQNLSRMLHGNYTQANLPTKQLIKEIDLFISEAKSLGLNLSSIEGVKYILQSAMKMSYPEDDYSSVFPAIREWGEAGGD; from the coding sequence TTGATATCTAAAAATCAACAGTCAACAAACATTAACTACGCCTTAGAATTTAGCAAAGGAACACAAAACATGAAGGTGGCATTTCTGGGAACCGGATTGATGGGACTACCAATGGCTCAACGGTTATTAGCAGCTAATATTGAACTAATTGCTTATAATCGCACCCCAGAAAAATTAACACCTCTTCAAGCAGCAGGTGCAGAAATTGCCGTCAAACCCCGTCAAGCCATTCGTGCTGCTGACTGTATTATTCTTATGCTCTCTAATGCCGCTGCTATTTATCATCTACTGCTTACGGATACCTCTTGGCACGCCTTATCAGGACGCAGTGTAATCCAAATGGGCACCATTGCTCCCATAGAAAGTCAAGAAATCCGTAATGCTGTAGTTGCAGCAGGTGGTGAGTACATAGAAGCACCCGTGCTGGGTAGCATTCCCGAAGCTGAAACAGGTCAGCTGATTGTTATGGTGGGTGGTGAAAGGGAACAATATGAACGCCACGTTAATTTATTGTCTCATTTTGGACCTAATCCTGTTTATGTGGGGGAGGTGGGATCCGCATCTTCCCTCACCCTCGCACTCAATCAGCTCATTGCTTCCCTGACCACTAGTTTCGCTCTCAGTTTAGCATTTGTTCAGTTACAGAATATAGACACGGAATTATTTATGCGTGTCCTGCGGGAGAGTAAACTCTATGCACCCACTTTCGATCAAAATCTGAGTCGCATGTTACATGGTAATTATACTCAGGCTAATTTACCTACTAAACAGTTAATCAAAGAAATAGATCTGTTTATTAGCGAGGCTAAATCCCTAGGTTTGAATCTCAGCAGCATTGAGGGCGTAAAATATATCTTGCAGTCAGCTATGAAAATGTCTTATCCAGAAGATGATTATTCTTCTGTTTTTCCCGCTATTCGTGAGTGGGGAGAAGCTGGTGGAGATTAA
- a CDS encoding class I SAM-dependent methyltransferase, with amino-acid sequence MSRNCRTAANPLYQIIADYIDTSDQRRITFAEYMDLVLYHSEYGYYSSHSGQIGFAGGDFFTSPSLGDDFGELLAKQFLQMWENLDQPRPFHLVEMGGGTGVLAFQILKFLKNHHPDFWEIIEYIIIEKSPKLKWEQQQRLEGFSVQWLDLPEILPGSMVGCFFSNELVDAFPVHEFILEKGKLQEIYVTYRASNPIEFMEVVGEPSTPKLAEYLQLVEIDISQNAYPENYRSEINLAALDWLSIVANCLQRGYVLTIDYGYPATRYYHPRRSQGTLQCYYQHRYHHNPYIKVGEQDITTYIDFTALENWGKRCGLNPVGWTQQGLFLMALGLGDRISALSYQQHPLSQLLKRREALHQLISPEGLGNFGVLVQSKGLTTTQSQLPLQGFITPVVF; translated from the coding sequence ATGTCCAGAAATTGTCGAACAGCAGCCAACCCCTTATATCAAATTATTGCCGATTATATTGACACTAGCGACCAGAGACGTATTACTTTTGCAGAGTATATGGATTTGGTTTTATATCATAGTGAATATGGGTATTATTCTAGCCATTCAGGGCAAATTGGTTTTGCAGGTGGTGATTTTTTCACCTCCCCCAGTTTAGGTGATGATTTTGGTGAATTACTTGCCAAACAGTTTTTGCAAATGTGGGAGAATTTAGATCAACCTAGACCTTTTCACCTAGTAGAAATGGGTGGAGGAACAGGTGTTTTGGCATTCCAGATTCTCAAGTTTTTAAAAAATCACCATCCAGACTTTTGGGAAATTATAGAATATATTATTATTGAAAAATCCCCCAAATTAAAATGGGAACAACAACAAAGATTGGAGGGATTTTCCGTCCAATGGTTAGATCTACCAGAAATTCTACCTGGTTCGATGGTAGGTTGTTTTTTTTCCAATGAACTAGTGGATGCTTTCCCCGTTCATGAGTTCATTTTAGAAAAAGGCAAATTACAAGAAATTTATGTGACCTATAGAGCAAGCAACCCCATAGAATTTATGGAGGTAGTAGGGGAACCATCCACACCCAAATTAGCAGAATATCTACAGTTGGTGGAAATTGACATCAGTCAAAATGCTTATCCAGAAAATTATCGCAGTGAAATCAACCTAGCTGCTTTAGACTGGTTAAGTATAGTGGCTAACTGCTTACAGCGCGGCTATGTGCTAACAATAGATTATGGCTACCCTGCAACTCGATATTATCATCCTCGAAGATCTCAAGGGACATTACAGTGCTACTACCAACACCGTTACCACCATAACCCCTATATCAAAGTGGGAGAACAAGACATTACCACCTATATAGATTTCACAGCTTTAGAAAACTGGGGTAAACGGTGTGGGTTAAATCCCGTGGGTTGGACACAACAAGGATTATTTTTGATGGCTTTGGGTTTAGGTGATAGAATATCCGCCCTCTCCTATCAACAACACCCCCTATCACAACTGCTAAAACGTCGGGAAGCTCTACATCAACTAATTTCCCCAGAAGGATTAGGCAATTTTGGGGTTTTAGTACAGAGCAAAGGACTCACAACCACCCAAAGTCAGTTACCCCTCCAGGGATTTATCACACCAGTGGTTTTTTGA
- a CDS encoding NAD(P)H-quinone oxidoreductase subunit H, translating to MSRIETRTEPMVLNMGPHHPSMHGVLRLIVTLDGEDVVDCEPVIGYLHRGMEKIAENRSTIMYVPYVSRWDYAAGMFNEAVTVNAPEKLAGIKVPKRASYIRVIMLELNRIANHLLWFGPFLADVGAQTPFFYQFREREMIYDLWEAATGYRMVNNNYFRVGGVAVDLPYGWVDKCEEFCDYFLPKVDEYERLVTNNPIFRRRIEGIGTITREEAINWSLSGPMLRGSGVKWDLRKVDHYECYDHFDWEVQWETAGDCLARYMVRMREMRESVKIIKQALKGLPGGPYENLEAKRMMAGPKSEWDSFDYQYVAKKVAPTFKIPAGEIYSRVESGKGELGIYLVGDNNVFPWRWKIRPADFNNLQILPGLLRGVKVADIVVILGSIDVIMGSVDR from the coding sequence ATGAGTAGAATAGAAACCCGCACGGAACCGATGGTGCTAAATATGGGTCCTCATCACCCCTCAATGCACGGGGTGTTGAGATTAATAGTCACCCTAGATGGAGAGGATGTAGTTGACTGCGAACCCGTCATTGGTTATTTACACCGGGGGATGGAGAAAATTGCCGAGAACCGCTCAACTATTATGTATGTTCCCTATGTTAGTCGTTGGGACTATGCTGCGGGGATGTTCAACGAAGCGGTAACAGTCAATGCACCGGAAAAACTAGCAGGTATTAAAGTTCCCAAACGAGCTAGTTACATTCGTGTAATTATGCTAGAGTTAAATCGTATTGCCAACCACCTATTATGGTTTGGACCTTTCTTGGCGGACGTAGGTGCCCAAACGCCCTTCTTTTATCAATTCCGGGAAAGGGAAATGATTTATGACCTATGGGAAGCAGCGACAGGTTATCGCATGGTCAACAACAACTATTTCCGGGTTGGTGGGGTAGCAGTGGATTTACCTTATGGTTGGGTAGATAAATGTGAAGAATTTTGTGACTATTTCCTTCCTAAAGTAGATGAATACGAAAGGTTAGTTACCAACAATCCTATCTTCCGTCGTCGGATTGAGGGAATTGGGACAATTACCCGGGAAGAAGCCATTAACTGGAGTCTTTCAGGTCCAATGTTAAGGGGTTCGGGAGTGAAGTGGGATCTGCGGAAAGTGGATCATTATGAGTGTTATGACCATTTCGACTGGGAAGTACAGTGGGAAACCGCAGGTGACTGTCTTGCTCGATATATGGTAAGAATGCGAGAAATGCGCGAATCCGTAAAAATCATCAAGCAAGCTCTAAAAGGATTGCCAGGTGGTCCTTATGAGAATTTAGAAGCGAAACGCATGATGGCTGGACCTAAATCCGAATGGGATAGCTTTGATTATCAATATGTGGCCAAAAAAGTTGCTCCTACCTTTAAAATTCCTGCTGGGGAGATTTACTCCCGTGTGGAAAGTGGTAAGGGAGAACTAGGCATTTATTTAGTGGGTGATAATAATGTCTTCCCCTGGCGTTGGAAAATTCGTCCTGCTGACTTCAACAATCTGCAAATTCTGCCCGGTTTATTACGCGGTGTTAAGGTAGCGGATATTGTGGTTATTCTCGGTAGTATTGACGTGATTATGGGTTCGGTTGACAGATAG
- the panB gene encoding 3-methyl-2-oxobutanoate hydroxymethyltransferase, with amino-acid sequence MPINTQQLKQWKQQGRSIVALTAWDYAIAQLLDAAGVDLILVGDSLSVILGYETTLPVTLEEIIHHAKAVKRGIKRALLVVDLPFLTYQESIAQAMQSAGRVLKETGAQGVKLEGGYPAMIDIISRLVQAGIPVLGHLGLTPQSIHQLGLKQQGKTPQTADLIFHQAIALEQAGVFALVLEHIPSQLAVKITKELSIPTIGIGAGQECNGQILVTSDVLGLSEKQPPFAKVYTDLRQEITKAVEKYALEVRNQDF; translated from the coding sequence ATGCCAATTAACACCCAGCAATTAAAACAGTGGAAACAACAAGGAAGATCTATTGTTGCTTTGACCGCTTGGGACTATGCGATCGCACAACTGTTAGATGCTGCTGGGGTGGATTTAATTCTGGTGGGGGATTCTCTGTCAGTTATTCTGGGTTATGAAACCACCTTGCCTGTGACCTTAGAAGAGATTATCCATCATGCCAAAGCCGTAAAGCGCGGAATTAAACGAGCTTTGTTAGTAGTAGACCTACCCTTTTTAACCTACCAAGAAAGTATAGCCCAAGCCATGCAGTCAGCGGGGAGGGTATTGAAAGAAACAGGAGCCCAGGGAGTAAAATTAGAAGGGGGTTATCCCGCCATGATTGATATCATATCCAGATTAGTACAAGCAGGTATTCCCGTGCTAGGTCATTTGGGTTTAACCCCACAATCCATACATCAATTGGGTCTCAAACAACAAGGCAAAACCCCCCAGACCGCCGACCTAATTTTTCATCAGGCGATCGCCCTAGAACAGGCGGGTGTGTTTGCCCTGGTTTTAGAGCATATCCCCAGTCAATTAGCGGTTAAAATCACAAAAGAATTGAGTATTCCTACTATTGGAATTGGAGCGGGGCAAGAATGTAATGGTCAGATATTAGTTACTTCAGATGTTTTAGGGCTTTCTGAGAAACAACCACCATTTGCCAAAGTTTATACAGATTTACGGCAAGAGATTACCAAGGCTGTAGAAAAATATGCCTTAGAGGTTCGTAACCAGGATTTTTAG
- a CDS encoding form I ribulose bisphosphate carboxylase large subunit, whose protein sequence is MSYAQTKTQSKSGYQAGVKDYRLTYYTPDYTPKDTDLLAAFRMTPQPGVPPEEAGAAVAAESSTGTWTTVWTDLLTDLDRYKGRCYDIEPVAGEDNQYIAYVAYPLDLFEEGSVTNMFTSIVGNVFGFKALRALRLEDLRIPVAYLKTFQGPPHGIQVERDKLNKYGRPLLGCTIKPKLGLSAKNYGRAVYECLRGGLDFTKDDENINSAPFQRWRDRFLFVAEAIKKSQAETGEIKGHYLNVTAPTCEEMLKRAEFAKELEMPIIMHDYLTAGFTANTTLARWCRDNGLLLHIHRAMHAVIDRQKNHGIHFRVLAKALRMSGGDHIHTGTVVGKLEGDRAITMGFVDLLRENYVEQDKSRGIYFTQDWASMPGVMAVASGGIHVWHMPALVEIFGDDSVLQFGGGTLGHPWGNAPGATANRVALEACVQARNEGRNLAREGNDIIREAAKWSPELAAACELWKEIKFEFETVDTV, encoded by the coding sequence ATGTCTTACGCGCAAACGAAGACTCAGAGCAAATCTGGGTATCAAGCTGGGGTTAAAGATTACAGACTAACATACTACACGCCCGATTACACACCAAAGGATACAGACCTTTTGGCTGCATTCCGGATGACACCCCAACCTGGAGTTCCCCCCGAAGAAGCAGGTGCAGCAGTAGCAGCTGAATCTTCTACAGGTACTTGGACAACAGTTTGGACAGATCTATTGACTGACCTAGATCGTTACAAAGGACGTTGTTACGACATCGAACCAGTAGCAGGTGAAGACAATCAATATATCGCTTATGTAGCGTACCCCCTGGATCTATTTGAAGAAGGTTCCGTAACTAACATGTTTACCTCTATTGTAGGTAACGTGTTTGGATTTAAGGCCCTACGCGCCCTGCGTTTAGAAGATTTACGTATTCCCGTAGCTTACCTCAAGACTTTCCAAGGACCTCCCCACGGTATTCAGGTTGAGCGCGACAAGTTGAATAAATATGGTCGTCCTTTATTAGGTTGTACCATTAAACCCAAATTGGGTCTCTCCGCTAAAAACTACGGACGTGCAGTATATGAGTGCTTGCGCGGTGGTCTGGATTTCACCAAAGATGATGAAAACATCAACTCCGCTCCTTTCCAAAGATGGCGCGATCGCTTCTTATTTGTAGCGGAAGCTATTAAGAAGTCTCAAGCAGAAACAGGTGAAATCAAAGGTCACTACCTAAACGTTACAGCTCCTACCTGTGAAGAGATGCTCAAGCGTGCCGAGTTCGCCAAAGAACTAGAGATGCCCATCATCATGCACGACTACTTGACTGCAGGATTCACAGCTAACACAACCCTAGCTCGTTGGTGTCGTGATAACGGATTGTTATTACACATTCACCGTGCTATGCACGCCGTAATTGACCGTCAAAAGAACCATGGGATTCACTTCCGGGTACTAGCTAAAGCCCTGCGTATGTCTGGTGGAGACCATATTCACACCGGTACCGTAGTAGGTAAATTAGAAGGCGATCGCGCGATCACCATGGGTTTCGTAGATTTATTACGTGAGAATTACGTAGAACAAGACAAATCTCGTGGTATTTACTTTACCCAAGACTGGGCTTCCATGCCTGGGGTAATGGCGGTAGCTTCCGGTGGTATTCACGTATGGCACATGCCAGCTCTAGTAGAGATCTTCGGAGATGATTCCGTACTACAATTTGGTGGTGGTACATTAGGTCACCCTTGGGGTAATGCACCTGGAGCCACAGCTAACCGTGTAGCCTTAGAAGCGTGTGTTCAAGCGCGTAACGAAGGTCGTAACTTAGCCCGTGAAGGTAACGACATTATTCGGGAAGCTGCCAAGTGGTCACCTGAATTAGCAGCTGCTTGCGAACTGTGGAAAGAAATCAAATTTGAATTTGAGACAGTTGATACCGTCTGA
- the rcbX gene encoding RuBisCO chaperone RbcX, which yields MNLREIAKETAKTLQSYLTYQALRIVLVQLSETNPPLAVWLHNFSAGKVQDGERYIEELFREKSDLALRIMTVREYIAAEITEFLPEMVRTNIQQANMEQRRQHLERITQLSVFEPHPDNNLDNPAG from the coding sequence ATGAATTTGCGGGAAATTGCCAAAGAGACTGCCAAAACTCTCCAGAGCTACCTAACATACCAGGCGTTGAGGATAGTATTAGTGCAGTTGAGCGAAACTAATCCACCCTTGGCGGTTTGGCTACATAACTTTTCTGCAGGAAAGGTTCAAGATGGAGAGAGATACATCGAAGAGCTGTTTCGAGAGAAGTCGGATTTAGCCTTGCGGATTATGACAGTGCGGGAATACATTGCGGCAGAAATCACAGAATTTTTGCCAGAGATGGTACGGACTAACATACAGCAAGCCAACATGGAGCAGCGTCGTCAACATCTTGAGCGAATAACCCAACTAAGCGTATTTGAACCTCACCCAGATAACAATTTAGATAACCCAGCTGGTTAG
- a CDS encoding ribulose bisphosphate carboxylase small subunit, producing MQTLPKERRYETLSYLPPLSDAQIEKQVQYILSQGYIPAVEFNETSEPTEFFWTLWKLPLFNAKTTREVLGEVQSCRSQYSNCYIRVVGFDNIKQCQVLSFIVHKPTRY from the coding sequence ATGCAAACCTTACCAAAAGAGCGTCGTTACGAAACCCTATCCTATCTTCCTCCCCTGTCGGACGCGCAAATTGAGAAACAAGTGCAATACATTTTGAGCCAAGGGTATATTCCTGCGGTGGAGTTCAATGAGACTTCTGAACCTACAGAGTTTTTCTGGACATTGTGGAAGCTACCCCTGTTCAACGCCAAAACCACCCGTGAGGTGTTAGGGGAAGTACAGTCTTGTCGTTCTCAATACAGCAACTGCTACATTCGGGTTGTGGGTTTTGATAACATCAAACAGTGTCAAGTATTGAGCTTTATTGTTCATAAGCCTACCAGATACTAA